The Chitinophagales bacterium genome has a window encoding:
- a CDS encoding MBOAT family protein — protein sequence MLFNSLHFVAFFIITTIVYFLLPHRYRWFLLLSISCYFYMAFIPIYILILGFTIVIDYIAGILIEQSERNKKHLLAMSIVANVGVLCFFKYYNFLNENLTTLLGLASFKNPIPALNIILPIGLSFHTFQAMSYTIEVYRGNQKAEKHLGIYALYVMFYPQLVAGPIERPQNVLHQFYKKVTFDYERVVEGLKLMLWGLFKKIVIADRLAIYVDAVYNNPQHHSGISSAVATVFFAFQIYCDFSGYSTIAIGAAKVLGIDLMENFRRPYLAKSIKEFWSRWHISLSTWFRDYLYIPIGGSRVKFPKYIRNILIVFIISGIWHGASWTFVIWGALHGFYQITEVLLNKYVYKDKPRSKAVTVLNYITTFVLVCLAWVFFRANTVQDGFTIISNILTFKKGGLFIGFAAGLVYSVLLIIFLIITEINYEYFNNKFSLIYSKRPVVREVGYVLLLLTILIIGVFNGGQFIYFQF from the coding sequence ATGCTTTTTAATTCCCTGCACTTTGTTGCTTTCTTTATTATCACTACAATAGTTTACTTTCTGCTACCGCACAGGTACAGGTGGTTCCTTTTGTTGAGTATAAGCTGCTATTTCTATATGGCGTTTATACCCATATATATCCTCATACTGGGGTTCACTATTGTTATCGACTATATAGCGGGTATACTCATAGAACAGTCTGAACGGAATAAGAAACATTTGCTGGCCATGAGTATAGTGGCCAACGTGGGCGTGCTGTGCTTCTTTAAATACTACAACTTTCTGAATGAGAACCTCACCACCCTGCTGGGACTGGCATCATTCAAAAACCCGATACCGGCACTCAACATCATACTACCCATAGGTTTGTCCTTCCATACCTTCCAGGCCATGAGCTATACCATTGAGGTGTACAGGGGCAACCAGAAGGCGGAAAAACATTTAGGGATATATGCCCTGTATGTGATGTTCTACCCGCAGTTGGTTGCCGGTCCTATCGAGCGGCCGCAGAACGTGCTGCACCAGTTCTACAAAAAGGTAACCTTCGATTATGAACGCGTAGTAGAAGGGCTCAAGCTGATGCTATGGGGGCTGTTCAAGAAGATAGTGATAGCAGACAGGCTGGCTATTTATGTAGATGCCGTGTATAACAACCCGCAACACCACAGCGGTATCAGCAGTGCGGTAGCCACCGTATTCTTTGCCTTCCAGATATATTGCGACTTTTCAGGTTACTCAACCATAGCCATAGGCGCAGCCAAAGTGCTGGGCATCGACCTGATGGAGAACTTCAGGAGGCCTTACCTGGCAAAGTCTATCAAAGAGTTCTGGAGCAGGTGGCATATATCGCTGTCTACCTGGTTCCGGGACTACCTGTACATACCCATAGGCGGCAGCAGGGTGAAATTCCCGAAATACATCCGTAATATCCTCATCGTATTTATCATAAGCGGCATATGGCACGGCGCCAGCTGGACATTCGTGATATGGGGTGCCCTGCATGGCTTCTACCAGATAACAGAGGTACTGCTGAACAAATACGTGTACAAAGACAAGCCAAGGAGCAAAGCGGTTACAGTACTCAATTACATCACCACTTTTGTGCTGGTATGCCTGGCATGGGTATTCTTCCGCGCCAATACCGTGCAGGATGGTTTTACCATTATCAGCAATATACTCACCTTCAAAAAAGGCGGCCTGTTCATCGGCTTTGCAGCAGGGCTGGTATATTCTGTTCTGCTCATTATATTCCTTATCATTACGGAGATCAATTACGAATATTTCAATAACAAATTTTCATTGATATATAGTAAGCGCCCTGTAGTGCGCGAAGTAGGTTATGTATTGCTGCTGCTTACCATATTGATAATAGGTGTATTTAACGGAGGTCAATTTATATATTTTCAATTCTGA
- a CDS encoding SBBP repeat-containing protein: MRILFTLLSALLPLLLFAVGNTGLKPVANKPLYFIENKGQVTDQYYNPRPDVDFKLSATSGLNIFIGSGAIYYQFYMPDTSIKQNARQNDTMFAEGEPCINDSVNYLMYRMDVDLVGANKHALLVKQGRQEYYENYYTPGVGTDGVTVYAYEKITYKNVYPNIDWVLYVNTKRGNTVKYDFIIHPGGDPSVIQLKYRGASQLKLNEDGSLIASTPQGIITENAPVCLQEDGAKVASRFVLSGNVLKYYVSPYEGILIIDPGLDWSTYYGGSSIDANQEVIIDKNGTGVYIDGSTASWNNIVTSGAHQTSYEGNYDAFLAKFDFKGQLIWGTYMGGISTESCYSIAADMSGNVYMGGTTKSTSSIATVGCHQDTLCLDYFGGTNRTDAFLSKFDSYGHRVWSTYYGGHEMEETYCIAVDAGNNVYMAGMSQSWNIHNKYEVATPGAHWVGGGGYFDKGFVVKFDSSGVRKWGTYYGGVAWKSSDTKIYGMAIDPDFKIIVTGRTFSDTAIATNGAFQQYLKPHGDAFVGKFDSSGVYLWGTYFGDSLLDVGASVITDKLSNIYLCGYTASINNISTQGSHQPTNKGLYDAFLAKFDSSGNRLWSTYYGGEGDEYATCIDIDDSDNVYMTGYTKSSTNISRNNSSQYSGAEDVFVAKFSKDDTLLWAGYYGGPLKDLGASITCNNVEGVYISGLTYSDTVWATSGVHQTALGGLCDGFLSKICFTPPVLDSISGTVTLCIGDSSILSNKDKRGSWASTNGHVVIDSNGRVWSISTGVDTVTYTVTNSCGADTVLHTIAVMPLPAIMMQPNDMAVSTGSGSSYFTILTTGSGISYQWLENRGSGFRVLSDSGQYSGTNTNMLTISNTYSAYNGWQFRCILSTVNCSDTSATATLYVWPLEVDDSSISVISISPNPTSGTVTVTSSAIIEQLTLTDLLGKQVLSQTGGGKTVHADMSSLAAGVYIIKVNGSVAGRVVRK, from the coding sequence ATGCGCATACTGTTCACGCTGTTGTCAGCATTATTGCCGTTATTATTATTTGCTGTGGGAAATACCGGTTTAAAACCTGTTGCAAACAAACCATTATATTTTATTGAGAATAAGGGTCAGGTAACGGATCAGTATTATAATCCCAGGCCAGATGTAGACTTTAAATTATCTGCGACATCCGGGTTAAATATATTTATTGGCAGCGGTGCTATATACTACCAGTTCTATATGCCTGACACATCGATAAAACAAAATGCAAGGCAGAACGATACTATGTTTGCCGAGGGTGAGCCTTGCATTAATGATAGTGTTAATTACCTGATGTATCGTATGGATGTGGACCTGGTGGGTGCAAATAAGCATGCATTGCTGGTAAAACAAGGCAGACAGGAATATTATGAGAATTATTACACACCTGGTGTTGGAACAGATGGTGTCACAGTGTATGCGTATGAGAAAATAACCTATAAGAATGTATACCCGAATATTGACTGGGTATTATACGTCAATACGAAAAGAGGGAATACTGTTAAATATGACTTTATTATTCACCCGGGAGGAGACCCATCTGTTATCCAACTTAAATATAGAGGCGCATCGCAACTTAAATTGAATGAGGATGGTAGCCTAATTGCATCAACCCCCCAGGGTATTATTACAGAAAATGCCCCCGTGTGCTTGCAGGAAGATGGGGCAAAAGTTGCAAGCAGGTTCGTTTTGAGTGGGAATGTTTTGAAATACTATGTTTCACCTTATGAAGGCATATTAATTATTGACCCCGGGTTGGACTGGAGTACCTACTATGGGGGTAGTTCAATAGATGCGAATCAAGAGGTAATTATAGATAAGAATGGCACGGGAGTATATATAGATGGATCAACAGCAAGTTGGAATAATATTGTGACAAGCGGTGCGCATCAAACGTCATACGAGGGTAATTATGACGCATTCCTTGCGAAGTTTGATTTTAAAGGACAGCTTATATGGGGTACATATATGGGAGGAATCTCAACTGAAAGTTGTTATAGTATTGCTGCAGATATGTCGGGTAATGTTTATATGGGTGGTACCACAAAAAGTACATCCAGTATTGCAACTGTTGGTTGTCATCAGGACACTTTATGCCTCGATTATTTTGGAGGTACAAATAGAACAGATGCATTTTTATCCAAGTTTGATAGTTACGGGCATCGAGTTTGGAGTACCTATTATGGTGGACACGAAATGGAGGAGACTTATTGTATCGCAGTTGATGCTGGCAATAATGTTTATATGGCTGGGATGTCGCAAAGCTGGAATATACATAACAAGTACGAAGTTGCCACTCCCGGAGCGCATTGGGTAGGCGGTGGAGGATATTTTGACAAGGGTTTTGTTGTGAAATTTGATAGCTCAGGTGTACGCAAATGGGGAACCTATTATGGAGGAGTCGCATGGAAAAGTTCTGATACGAAAATATATGGTATGGCAATCGATCCTGACTTTAAAATAATAGTTACAGGGAGGACATTCTCAGATACTGCTATTGCTACTAATGGAGCGTTTCAGCAATACCTTAAACCCCATGGTGATGCGTTTGTAGGCAAATTTGATTCTTCCGGAGTATACCTTTGGGGCACTTATTTTGGTGATAGCCTTTTAGATGTGGGGGCAAGCGTAATAACTGACAAGCTATCGAATATATATTTATGTGGATATACAGCCAGCATCAATAATATCAGTACACAAGGCAGCCATCAGCCAACTAATAAGGGATTATACGATGCTTTTCTAGCCAAGTTTGATAGTTCTGGAAACAGGCTATGGTCAACATATTATGGTGGTGAAGGTGATGAATATGCAACATGTATTGATATAGATGACTCTGACAACGTATATATGACAGGTTATACTAAAAGTTCAACCAATATTTCCCGGAATAACTCTTCGCAATATAGCGGGGCAGAAGATGTATTTGTTGCCAAGTTTTCAAAAGATGATACTTTGTTATGGGCAGGTTATTACGGAGGGCCACTCAAAGACCTGGGAGCGAGTATTACATGTAATAATGTTGAGGGGGTTTATATTTCAGGACTGACTTATAGTGATACTGTGTGGGCTACTTCAGGGGTACATCAAACTGCTTTAGGAGGGCTATGCGATGGATTTTTATCCAAAATATGTTTTACGCCTCCTGTATTAGATTCGATCTCAGGCACGGTAACTTTGTGTATTGGAGATAGCTCTATATTGAGTAATAAAGATAAAAGAGGTAGTTGGGCATCAACAAATGGTCATGTTGTCATTGACAGCAATGGCAGGGTATGGAGTATATCAACAGGTGTTGATACTGTTACTTATACTGTTACTAATTCCTGTGGGGCTGATACAGTACTTCATACGATTGCAGTAATGCCGTTGCCTGCAATTATGATGCAGCCAAATGATATGGCTGTTTCTACAGGTAGTGGAAGTTCATACTTTACCATATTAACTACTGGCAGCGGAATATCATATCAATGGCTGGAAAATAGGGGTAGTGGTTTTAGAGTCCTCAGCGATAGTGGCCAGTATAGTGGTACTAATACTAACATGTTGACTATCAGCAACACATATTCGGCCTATAATGGTTGGCAGTTCAGGTGTATACTATCAACTGTTAACTGCTCTGATACTTCAGCTACTGCAACATTGTATGTCTGGCCACTGGAAGTTGATGATTCGAGTATAAGTGTCATTAGTATCTCTCCCAACCCTACCAGTGGTACTGTTACAGTTACCTCCTCTGCCATCATAGAGCAACTCACCCTGACTGACTTGTTAGGAAAACAGGTGCTGAGCCAAACTGGCGGTGGCAAAACAGTTCATGCTGATATGAGCAGCCTTGCAGCGGGTGTTTATATCATCAAGGTAAATGGTAGTGTAGCGGGGAGGGTTGTTAGGAAGTAA
- a CDS encoding ABC transporter ATP-binding protein, which yields MKISLEHISKRFQRHWIFKDVNYHFTSPGAYAILGQNGSGKSTLLRIIAGMQSASAGKVFFSDNDTEIPKEKIFSHISFCAPSQEIVEEMTLAEFLKFHFSFKPIYPGLDIEQVIKLTGLEAAKDKQISDYSSGMKQRVKLAQAIFTASPILLLDEPCTNLDDEGVLQYREWIEQYTANKLVIVASNDVREYHFCKERISMQEYK from the coding sequence ATGAAGATATCTCTTGAGCATATAAGTAAGCGTTTTCAGCGACACTGGATATTCAAAGATGTAAACTACCACTTCACATCGCCCGGGGCTTATGCCATACTGGGCCAGAATGGTAGTGGTAAGTCTACCCTGCTCAGGATCATTGCCGGCATGCAATCTGCATCCGCAGGAAAGGTATTTTTCAGCGACAACGATACAGAGATACCCAAAGAAAAAATATTCAGCCACATCAGCTTTTGCGCTCCATCGCAGGAGATAGTGGAAGAAATGACCCTGGCAGAGTTTCTGAAATTTCATTTCTCGTTCAAACCCATATACCCCGGGTTGGATATAGAACAGGTTATAAAACTGACGGGGCTCGAAGCCGCAAAAGACAAGCAGATATCCGACTACTCATCGGGCATGAAGCAAAGGGTAAAACTGGCACAGGCTATTTTTACCGCCTCCCCCATCCTGTTGCTAGACGAACCTTGCACCAACCTCGACGATGAAGGTGTTTTACAATACAGGGAATGGATAGAGCAATACACCGCAAATAAACTCGTCATTGTCGCCTCCAACGACGTACGTGAATACCACTTCTGCAAAGAGCGCATTAGTATGCAGGAGTATAAGTAG
- the lpxA gene encoding acyl-ACP--UDP-N-acetylglucosamine O-acyltransferase, whose product MIHPLTYIHPDSKIGPNVKIDPFTTVHKNVEIGEGTWIGSNVTIMEGARIGKNCRIFPSSVISAIPQDLKYKGEDTRVIIGDNTTIRECVTINRGTTDRNETRIGNHCLIMAYSHIAHDCIVGDHCIFSNNTTLAGHIVVGDHVILAGLTAVQQFVRIGSHSFITGGSLVRKDVPPYVKAAREPLSYVGVNSVGLKRRGYSIDKINHILDIYRILFVRGYNTSKALSIIETEIPVSDERDEIITFIRETGRGIMKGYIRRHNEDIS is encoded by the coding sequence ATGATCCACCCACTTACATACATACACCCCGACTCCAAGATAGGGCCCAATGTAAAGATCGATCCGTTTACCACCGTCCACAAAAATGTGGAGATCGGCGAAGGTACGTGGATAGGTAGTAATGTTACCATTATGGAGGGCGCGCGTATCGGCAAGAACTGCAGGATATTCCCCAGTTCAGTCATATCCGCCATTCCGCAAGACCTGAAGTATAAAGGTGAAGATACCCGGGTGATCATAGGCGATAACACCACCATCCGTGAGTGTGTCACCATCAACAGGGGCACTACAGACAGGAACGAGACAAGAATTGGGAATCACTGCCTCATCATGGCTTATTCTCACATTGCGCACGACTGTATCGTGGGCGATCATTGTATCTTCTCCAACAATACCACGCTGGCAGGTCATATAGTAGTGGGCGACCATGTAATACTGGCAGGCCTTACAGCCGTGCAGCAGTTTGTTCGCATCGGTTCTCACTCTTTTATCACCGGTGGTTCGCTGGTACGCAAAGACGTACCACCATATGTAAAAGCCGCGCGTGAGCCGTTGTCTTATGTGGGTGTCAACTCTGTTGGACTGAAACGCAGAGGCTACTCTATTGATAAGATCAACCACATACTGGATATATACAGGATACTCTTTGTAAGAGGCTACAATACATCCAAAGCATTAAGCATCATTGAGACCGAGATACCTGTTTCTGACGAGCGCGACGAGATAATAACGTTTATCAGGGAAACAGGCCGCGGCATTATGAAAGGATATATCCGCAGGCATAATGAAGATATCTCTTGA
- a CDS encoding bifunctional UDP-3-O-[3-hydroxymyristoyl] N-acetylglucosamine deacetylase/3-hydroxyacyl-ACP dehydratase, which translates to MKGNSDKSQQNHSAQNQHTLKGSVTLPGVGLHTGQKVNMTMKPANPGFGIRFQRIDLPEKPIIKADVDLVVDTSRGTTLEQNGVRISTVEHLLAALVGMNVDNVLIELDGSEIPIMDGSSKQIIEAIDSVGIQEQDAKRIVYAIDTNIHYYDPVKNVDMLAVPSNEYQITTLIDFNSPVLGTQHATLKHISEFKDEIAPCRTFCFLHELEYLLDNNLIKGGDLSNAIVVVDKVVSDDALQRLSEIFNKKNIQVKQEGILNNIQLHFANEPARHKLLDVVGDLALVGHSIRAHIIASRPGHASNVEFAKKIKQYIKKNKHLSDIPHYDPNQEAIYDITQIEKSLPHKYPFLLVDKIIELSDSHVVGIKNVTFNEHFFQGHFPGNPVMPGVLQIEALAQTGGILALNNYSDPENYDTYFLKIDKVKFKQRVVPGDTLILKLELLNPIRRGICEMRGTVYVGNKLVTEAELVAQIVPKDKK; encoded by the coding sequence ATCAAAGGCAATTCTGATAAGTCGCAGCAAAACCATTCTGCCCAGAATCAGCATACACTCAAAGGGTCTGTTACCCTGCCGGGTGTAGGCCTGCATACAGGACAGAAGGTAAATATGACCATGAAGCCTGCCAATCCCGGCTTCGGCATACGTTTTCAGCGTATCGATCTGCCTGAAAAACCTATCATAAAAGCCGATGTTGACCTGGTGGTAGACACATCTAGGGGCACAACCCTTGAGCAGAACGGTGTGAGGATCAGCACGGTAGAGCATTTACTTGCAGCGTTGGTCGGCATGAATGTAGATAATGTGCTGATAGAACTGGATGGCTCTGAGATACCCATCATGGATGGTAGTTCCAAACAGATCATCGAAGCGATAGACAGCGTGGGCATACAGGAACAGGATGCCAAACGTATTGTTTATGCTATAGATACCAACATTCACTATTACGACCCTGTAAAGAACGTAGACATGCTGGCCGTTCCTTCAAACGAATACCAGATAACTACGCTTATCGATTTCAACTCGCCTGTACTGGGCACACAGCACGCTACGCTGAAGCATATCTCTGAGTTCAAAGATGAGATAGCCCCCTGCCGTACCTTTTGTTTCCTGCACGAGTTGGAATACCTGCTGGACAACAACCTGATAAAAGGCGGCGACCTGAGCAACGCCATTGTAGTAGTAGACAAAGTGGTGAGTGATGATGCCTTGCAACGGTTATCTGAGATATTCAACAAGAAGAACATACAGGTAAAGCAGGAAGGAATATTGAACAATATTCAGCTGCACTTTGCCAACGAACCTGCCAGGCACAAACTGCTGGACGTAGTGGGCGACCTGGCACTGGTAGGACATTCTATCAGGGCGCATATCATTGCCAGCCGTCCCGGCCACGCTTCGAATGTGGAGTTTGCCAAGAAGATCAAACAATACATCAAGAAGAATAAGCACCTGTCTGACATACCTCATTACGACCCTAATCAGGAAGCTATCTACGATATCACACAGATTGAAAAGTCGCTGCCGCACAAATACCCGTTCCTGCTGGTAGATAAGATCATTGAGCTGAGCGACAGCCATGTAGTAGGTATCAAGAATGTGACCTTCAACGAGCATTTCTTCCAGGGGCACTTTCCGGGCAACCCCGTTATGCCCGGCGTATTGCAGATAGAAGCACTGGCTCAGACCGGCGGTATACTGGCGTTGAACAACTACAGCGACCCCGAAAACTACGATACTTACTTCCTGAAAATTGACAAAGTAAAGTTCAAGCAAAGGGTTGTGCCGGGCGATACGCTCATATTAAAACTGGAATTACTGAACCCCATACGCAGAGGTATATGCGAAATGCGTGGCACGGTATATGTAGGTAACAAACTCGTAACCGAAGCTGAGCTGGTTGCACAAATAGTTCCAAAAGACAAGAAATGA
- the lpxD gene encoding UDP-3-O-(3-hydroxymyristoyl)glucosamine N-acyltransferase, translating to MQFTAQQIATLIQGTIEGDPNATISDVAKIEDATAGYLSFVANPKYEEFLYKSKASIIIVNEALVLEHGVSATLIRVKDAYSAFAQLLEKYNELKTIGGKTGIDDSAIVSKSAKVGKDVYIGALSYIGDNVSISDGAKIFPGSFVGDNVSIGKGTVLYAGVKIYDSSIVGENVIIHSGTIIGSDGFGFAPQKDGTYKKIPQIGNVIIEDNVEIGSNTTIDRATMGSTIIRKGVKLDNLIQIAHNVEIGENTVIAAQTGISGSTKIGRNCVIGGQVGIVGHIQIADFTSINAQSGLAKSVTTPNTALTGSPAYEYKSSLKSQAIFRNLPDLRDRLNNLETTVAELKAILSEQNISIKK from the coding sequence ATGCAATTTACCGCTCAGCAAATAGCTACACTTATACAAGGCACCATAGAGGGTGACCCAAATGCAACTATAAGCGATGTAGCCAAAATAGAGGATGCTACTGCAGGTTACCTGAGCTTTGTAGCCAATCCTAAATACGAGGAATTTTTGTACAAAAGCAAAGCATCCATCATTATCGTCAACGAAGCACTGGTGTTAGAACATGGTGTTTCCGCTACACTGATACGTGTAAAGGATGCATACAGCGCTTTTGCGCAACTGCTGGAAAAATACAATGAACTGAAAACCATAGGCGGCAAGACAGGTATCGACGACTCTGCAATTGTCTCAAAGTCAGCCAAAGTAGGCAAAGACGTGTATATCGGTGCATTATCATATATAGGTGACAATGTATCCATCAGCGACGGAGCAAAGATATTTCCCGGCTCATTTGTTGGCGACAACGTCAGTATAGGCAAGGGTACTGTATTATACGCCGGGGTAAAAATATATGACAGCTCCATTGTGGGCGAAAATGTTATTATCCATTCAGGCACTATCATAGGCAGCGACGGCTTTGGGTTCGCGCCTCAAAAGGACGGCACCTACAAAAAGATACCACAGATAGGCAACGTCATTATAGAAGACAATGTGGAAATAGGCTCCAACACCACTATCGACAGGGCTACGATGGGCTCTACCATCATCAGGAAAGGTGTAAAACTGGACAACCTGATACAGATAGCCCATAACGTGGAAATAGGTGAAAATACCGTCATAGCCGCACAAACAGGCATATCGGGCAGTACCAAAATAGGCCGCAATTGCGTGATAGGTGGCCAGGTAGGTATAGTCGGACATATACAGATAGCCGACTTTACCAGTATCAACGCGCAAAGCGGGCTGGCAAAATCTGTAACCACGCCCAACACGGCTTTAACAGGTTCTCCTGCCTATGAGTATAAAAGTTCATTAAAAAGTCAGGCAATTTTCAGAAATTTGCCTGATTTGCGAGACAGGCTGAATAATTTGGAAACAACAGTTGCTGAATTAAAGGCCATATTAAGCGAACAAAATATTTCGATAAAGAAGTGA
- a CDS encoding HD domain-containing protein, producing the protein MNVKGKIVNDPVYGFIRFPENELLQLIDHKWFQRLRYIRQMGPAHLVYPGAVHTRFHHSLGAVHLMGKALEELKAKGVAISDEETLAARIAILLHDIGHGPFSHALEHTLVEGVTHEHISGMIMNKLNIEFDGMLDGAIRVFDQSYEKPYLHQLVSSQLDVDRMDYLNRDSFYTGVSEGVIGYDRILQMLTVQDNQLMVEEKGVHSVEKFIIARRLMYWQVYLHKTVLGAEVLLINILKRAKELAQKGADLYASPALKHFLYNAVTLKDFETSGEHLEQYCMLDDVDLLASIKEWCRHEDKILSRLCCMMQYRDLYKVVLSSEPVDKLLEEKRMEARETYGIGDEEMDYFVCTGITSKDTYNINDERIHIAMKSGAVKDISEIDNPVVTQALAMPVHKNYICYIQPRK; encoded by the coding sequence ATGAACGTGAAGGGCAAGATAGTAAACGACCCGGTTTACGGATTTATCAGGTTTCCGGAAAATGAACTATTACAATTAATAGACCATAAATGGTTTCAACGCCTGAGGTACATCAGGCAGATGGGACCGGCGCACCTGGTGTACCCGGGTGCGGTGCATACCAGGTTCCACCACTCACTGGGAGCAGTGCACCTTATGGGCAAAGCCCTTGAGGAATTGAAAGCAAAAGGGGTTGCCATATCTGATGAGGAGACATTAGCTGCAAGAATAGCCATATTGCTGCACGACATAGGTCACGGGCCTTTTTCTCATGCCCTGGAACATACATTGGTAGAAGGTGTGACACATGAGCATATATCGGGTATGATCATGAACAAACTGAACATTGAGTTTGACGGTATGCTGGACGGTGCCATACGCGTATTCGACCAGTCGTACGAAAAGCCTTACCTGCATCAACTGGTATCCAGCCAGCTGGACGTAGACAGGATGGATTACCTGAACCGGGACAGCTTCTACACCGGCGTATCAGAAGGTGTTATTGGCTACGACAGGATACTGCAGATGCTCACCGTACAAGACAACCAGCTGATGGTGGAAGAAAAGGGCGTGCACTCAGTTGAAAAGTTTATCATAGCCCGCAGGCTCATGTACTGGCAGGTATACCTGCATAAAACAGTGCTGGGAGCAGAGGTATTACTCATCAACATATTAAAAAGAGCTAAAGAACTGGCCCAAAAAGGAGCGGATCTGTATGCCAGCCCTGCCCTCAAACATTTCCTCTACAATGCTGTTACCCTCAAAGATTTTGAGACCTCAGGCGAACACCTGGAGCAATACTGCATGCTGGATGATGTAGACCTGCTGGCATCAATAAAAGAATGGTGCAGGCACGAGGATAAGATACTGTCCCGCCTGTGCTGTATGATGCAATACAGGGACCTGTATAAAGTAGTACTGAGCTCGGAGCCGGTAGATAAGCTACTGGAGGAAAAGAGAATGGAGGCCCGTGAAACATATGGTATCGGTGATGAAGAGATGGACTATTTTGTATGTACAGGTATTACATCCAAGGATACATACAACATAAATGACGAGCGGATTCATATAGCCATGAAGAGCGGGGCAGTAAAAGACATATCGGAGATTGACAACCCCGTGGTCACGCAGGCGCTTGCAATGCCCGTACATAAGAACTACATTTGTTATATCCAACCCCGAAAATGA